The sequence below is a genomic window from Xylocopa sonorina isolate GNS202 chromosome 15, iyXylSono1_principal, whole genome shotgun sequence.
TCGATTACTTtaattaacacgttgacgcaaatgacgtctatagccgtcagatccttgacAATATCTAAGtaaatgacggctatagccgtcgtgcatattttaatcaatacaaaaagaacagcgttaatacaaagtgtaattaattatattatattaacgtACACTTATTAATTATTAAGTAACACGTCTAGAAAAAAGGTGAAGCATGCCAGACAACaatcgtaaagtcaaaaatgttaaaaataaacctattgaAACGGACTTTCAGAAAATGAAACCTCGACAGATCGATTTGCCAACTCAAAACTATCGAACGATTAATAAAATCTCGTAATTGTCCTTAATTAATAGATATCGTGCGATATTCCGACGTGGACGACGTCGAATCGAGCCTTGGTATACACGGAAACCCGATTAGAACGAAACGCAACGGCGATTTTTATCCGCAGCGTCGCGACGCGGTCACGGCTATGCAAATTTCGAGGGTGGCGTAATAATTTTATGGAAATTGCTGGCCCTGCAAGGAATTCAGAAACGCGGTGGGGACCAGCCAGCGTATCGAAGGAGTATAAAAACAGACATCCTCGAGTTTCGATGAGGACAGCTTGTTCGCTTCGAGGCCCTTTTTTATTTATCTGGTCGATTATGCGAGCATTTTTCTGTAAAAATTGCAAAGTATTGCAAGTAATTGTTTTATGATTCAAAGTTGAAGGGTCCTTTTTTATTTATCCGCTGGATTTTGCGAGCGTTTTTCTGTTaaaatttctatgattcaaagtTGAAGGACACTTTTTCATTTGTCTGGTGGATTATGCGAGCGTTTTTCTGTTAAAATTGCAAAGTATTGCAAGTAATTGTTTTATGATTCAAAGTTGAGGGGTCCTTCTTTATTTATCCCCTGGATTATGCGAGCATTTTTTTGTTAAAATTGCAAAGTATTGCAAGTAATTGTTCTATGATTCAAAGTTGAAGGGCCCTCTTTCATTTATCCAGAAACCATTTCTTAGATTATGCGAGCGTTTTTCTGTTAAAATTGCAAAGTATTGCAAGTAATTGTTCTATGATTCAAAGTTGAAGGTCACTTTTTTATTTATCCGCTGGATTATGCGAGCATTTTTTTGTTAAAATTGCAAAATATTGCAAGTAATTGTTCTATGATTCAAAGTTGAAGGACCCTTTTTCATTTATCCAGAAACCACCCGTTAGATTATGCGAGCGTTTTTCTGTTAAAATTGTAATCTGAGTTAAAATTGTAAGTAAAACTTCAAACCTTGTTTCAAACATCGAGATAACGATTTACAGTGAAACCTGTTCTAACAAGACAtgaattcaaagtcgattttctcgaaaacaaagcctcgAATGAAAAACTGTTACTCTACTTTTTCGACCTActtttttatgagaaatttagatagaaatttaattatagAGCAGAATTATATTTTTTGCAGGATGGTcaacattttcagcaatttctgtaataataaaatttattacaaaCGTGAAACTTTGTTTCAAACATTCTATTTCATTACCTGTTCGCAATTTATGTATGCCATGGAGACAGCAATTTACAATTAGACATGAGTTCTAACGAAAGGTGGTCAAATGCACCGCCATGCACTGcaaaaattcaaagtcgattatctcgaaaacaaagccttgaatgaaaaattgttattctatattttcgacttatttttccACGTAGAATCACTATCCCTCTTGATTGTACCACCAGTTAGTGATCGCCTTGTATAATTTTTGATTGCAAGTTCACTGTGTTGCGCATTTGTGTACATATTCCATCTTTTTTCCTTCATTCATCGGTCAATTCAGTTTCCAGGTTGCAATTAATAATAGAGTTGAGTCAGGATAGCATGGCGCTAACCTTGGTAATATTGGTTTAAAAAATCTCTCATAGCTAGGAAAATATTTCCCTAATATTGCAAGTATTTATCAACACAATCTCAATCGAGACAATGATCTACAATGAGATCCATTATTTCTGGACGTGATTAAGTGCACCAGTAGCTGacgaaaattcaaagtcgattttctcgaaaacaaagccaTAAAtggaaaattgttattctacattttcgacttattttcttatgagaaatttagatagaaatttaattagaagagcAGAATTATGTTTTTGGCAGGATGACcaacattttcagcaatttctgtAATAATCAAATTTGTTAGAAACTTCAAACGTTATTTCAAACATTCTCTCTGTTCTAACAAGACGTGAATTCAAAGtcaattttctcgaaaacaaagccataaatgaaaaattgttattctacattttcgacttattttttatgaaaaatttagatagaaatttaattagaaaagCAGAATTATGTTTTCAGCAGGATGGCcaacattttcagcaatttctgtAATAATCAAATTTGTTAGAAACTTCAAACATTCTATCTGTTCTAACAAGACGTGAATTCAAAGTCAATTTTCTCTAGAACAAAGCCATAAAtggaaaattgttattctacattttcgacttattttttatgagaaatttagatagaaatttaattagaagagcAGAATTATGTTTTTGGCAGGATGACcaacattttcagcaatttctgtAATAATCAAATTTGTTACAAACATTAAACGTTGTTTCAAACATTCTGTGTTCTAACAAGACGtgaattcaaagtcgattttctctAAAACAAAACCATAAATGGAAAATTGTTATTCcacattttcgacttattttcttatgagaaatttagatagaaatttaattagaagagcAGAATTATGTTTTTGGCAGGATGACcaacattttcagcaatttctgtAATAATCAAATTTGTTACAAACATTAAACGTTGTTTCAAACATTCTCTCTGTTCTAACAAGACGtgaattcaaagtcgattttctcgaaaacaaagccataaatgaaaaattgttattctacattttcgacttattttttatgaaaaatttaGATAGAAATCTAATTAGAAAAGCAGAATTATGTTTTCAGCAGGATGGCcaacattttcagcaatttctgtAATAATCAAATTTGTTACAAACATTAAACGTTGTTTCAAACATTCTGTGTTCTAACAAGACGtgaattcaaagtcgattttctctAAAACAAAGCCATAAAtggaaaattgttattctacattttcaacttattttttatgaaaaatttagatagaaatttaattagaagagcAGAATTATGTTTTGGGCAGGATGACcaacattttcagcaatttctgtAATAATCAAATTTGTTAGAAACTTCAAACATTCTATCTGTTCTAACAAGACGTGAATTCAAAGTCAATTTTCTCTAGAACAaagcctcaaatgaaaaattgctattctatattttcgacttattttttcacGTACAATCACTATCCCTTTCGCTTGTACCACCAGTTATGTATCAGCCTGTGTATCTTCCCAGCAACGTTCAAGATTTTAAGACTCGCGTCCTAAACGTAATTCTTGATCGACGTGATAAATATTCCATGGCAGCGCTGGCTATTTCCTTTATCCCCCTTTTTCGCCACTCTACGTCTCGAATTTATGTGTATCAATTCGCGGCTACGGCCACCGCTGCTCGAAGGGTATTTACGATAACGCGTTTACCCGAAATTTTCACCGATAGCATGCAATTTATACGCGTGCATATCCACGCGTACGTAGAACCGTGTGCACCTGTGCATGCACCAACCTTCCGGCTAAGATCTGATCGATAAAGGCCAGCGTATCCTCCTCAGGCGGGAGTTTTGCACTGGCAGAAGCAATTTCCAGATTATCGGATCAGGAGGGGATGTGCTTAGGACTCTACGCGCGACGTCGATCAATTATTGTTCGTGAAAGTATTAAATCGTGACGTTACAAGACAAATACAGTGAAATCTGATTTTGTGCGATTTTGTTTTTgtgcaattttatttttctgCGACTTTTTTCGTGCGATTTATGAATCTCAGCGGCGTTGACAACAGTTTAACGTGCGACGATAATTTAAGGAACTCTGATTACGTGGTCGTCATTTTTTATGCGATTTGTTTTGTGCAATTTTATTTTTGGGCGACTTCTTTCGTGCGATTTATGAATTTCAGCGACGTTGACAACAGTTTAACGTGCGACGATAATTTAAGGAACTCTGATTACGTGGTCGTCCTTTTTTATGCGATTTGTTTTgtgcaattttatttttctgCGACTTTTTTCGTGCGATTTATGAATCTCAGCGACGTTGGCACCAGTTCAATGTGCGACGACAATTTAAGGAACTTTATATCTGGACTTCGCGATGCTTTGTTCGTTATGGTAGCAAAAAACAAATCAATTGAAATCCTATCTTCAAGCGACGAAAGCGATTTTGGACCAATTCGTCACGAGAAGATGCGCGTTTTGGATTACGAGGAGTAACAGCGAACTatttaacccattcgctgccaagaCCAAATTATATGAAGCTATTTTCATTTCCATTTATATTTGGAGTGGTATTGTTTACCAAAGTTCTGACATTTCTTGGTAAAAGTACATATATTGTCATACATAATCATTTACATGCATAAAATCAAAGACGAGGCTATTCCTCCTACACCAAAAAAGAAAAACCCAACTCGCGAATGTAGAGTTTGTGCAACGAAAAAAATTCGCAGAGACTCGATATTACTGTCCGATTTGTCCTGATAAACCTCCATTATGTATTGGACTTTATTACAAATCCTATCATGAAGATAAATAATTATATGTGATTATGTTGCTATAAAATTTTGTTATAAATACACGATGAAGttgattttttattaatttaaatcTGTGGAAGATTATTCCCTTTaactaataattgatctataaTTTTTCTAATCAATTTTATTTGTAGTATTTTTTTCAACTTGTTTGCATTTGTATATTTATGTTTGTGGGCACAACAAATCTTTTAATTCAAAACCCAGATGATTATGTTGCTATAAAATTTTGTTATAAATACACCATGAAGTTGATTTTTGCTTAATTTAAATCTCTGAAAGATTATTCTCTTTaactaataattgatctataatttttgtaattaattttatttgtagTATTTTTTTCAACTTGTTTGCATTTGTATATTTATGTTTGTGGGCACAACAAATCTTTTAATTCAAAACCCAGATGATTATGTTGCTATAAAATTTTGTTATAAATACACGATGAAGTTGATTTTTGCTTAATTTAAATCTGTGAAAGATTATTCTCTTTaactaataattgatctataaTTTTTGTAATCAATTTTATTTGTAGTATTTTTTTCAACTTGTTTGCATTTGTATATTTATGTTTGTGGGCACAACAAATCTTTTAATTCAAAACCCAGATGATTATATTGCTATAAAATTTTGTTATAAATACACGATGAAGTTGATTTTTGCTTAATTTAAATCTCTGAAAGATTATTCTCTTTaactaataattgatctataatttttgtaattaattttatttgtagTATTTTTTTCAACTTGTTTGCATTTGTATATTTATGTTTGTGGGCACAACAAATTTTTTCATTCAAAACccagtatattataatatattgaaagtaggacgagtatactcgtcttggcaacgcctaacaccctgccaaagacgagtatactcgtccttggcagcgaatgggttaatgTAATTTGAAAACTTCTCCATGTATATGTACAATGAAGAATGAAatgtttttacaatttttccaggtataatttaattatttcatttaatcGAAAGCATTCTCTCATCTATTTCGTAAATAATTTATGTATTTTCTAAGTGCGACTTTTTTTATGCGGTCCCTGTCTGTCGCATAAAAAAAATTTTAGAGTTGTTTATTATATGCAAGTATTAGTaaaatttccaaatatttttttgCACGATTTCTTTTATGCGATCCCTATCCACTGCACAAAAACAGATTTTACTCTATACaaattgtaattaatatttaaagagAAAAGAGAAGACTCGTTTTCAGGGTAAAACGATTTTTTAAACTTATGAAATACTTTAGTGTATCGATACATAGTAAATGCTCATCACCAGCTCTTTTTTATTATTCAAAATTGAAACTACGAAcgctattttattattttttaattttcgtttGATTTTGGTCTGTAGAATCATCTCTTAAATTCTCCATTGTCGAATAttctatataaaatattttcttaTGACAAAATGATGTACATCCAAATTTGTGTAAATTATATTTAAGAAGATATTTGtgtaattaatttttgtaaacaCAGACTGTACATTTCGATCGACAGTGGAGAGATGAAGCAGCTGCAGATATATACCGATACTTTTTCATTCGAATGGTGCAATTAATAGAACAGAAGTCAATTTATTCATGAAGCTACGTAAGCGTGCAGATACATTTAAATTAAGCAAGCTGTTCTCATTTATCTACCTTGGACGAACATTGCTTATATCTCAACTTCTAAGAAAGACGTGACAATAAAATGCAAACATTGGAGCAATTTAAAATCCATTAATAAGGCTTGGAACTTTTAACATTTTTTGCTGTTAATAATTGAAATACAGTCTTATGTATTCGAGCATGCTGAATCATTGAACAATAGATCTGTTTCATcgttaatgcttttaaaatcgtacAGCTTGCAATTTTGCAAAATTAATTCCTGTAACGAAAAATTGCGAGGGTAACTAGACTTTTTCACTCATTCATTTCAATACTTCTCTTTTCTCGTTCAATTCATCCGTAGATTGGATGATTGTGTTACATAAAATTTGCTACATAGGAgcttttattaacaaaattatcAAACAGAAGAGATAATAAGATTTTCCGTCGTCGTGGAATAAAACAGTCGAATTATTAGCCCTCACAGCTGCTATTTTTAGATAAACAATGATTTTCTACGAAGGGTATAAAAATACGGGGTTTGCAAAGTTTATATCGGGACCAATAAAATTATTTGTTACCAAACAGATAGCAGCTGCACGCTGGAATTAATGTTAGAGGATCGCTGtttgttttttaaattattacaaCTGTAAAAGCAGAATTGAATACGTTTCTGCCGACAGTGCTTCAGATGCTTCATTTAAATTGGATCCCCTTTGTTGGAGATTAAATTCAGCAAAATTTGCGTTGTTACGGGATTCAGCTTCATAAAACCACGCTGTTTATTGCGAAAGCCTTTTAATGTAATACAAACTGAACAAATTTTTCGCGTATCGTATCTCCGACAACATTCAAATTATTCAACAGTGATAACTTAAAAAATGATAACGATTTATAATCCTCGATATTTTTAGCATTTTTTTATGGAAATGTTCGTATCAGTATTGAAacagatttttcttttttttctcttgaaATAAAAATCGCCTCATTTTCTTTAGAAATAATTTTTGGGGAATTAAATAAAAGCGTAGAATTGTACaatataaaatgaattaaattttCGCGGGATAACGAAAAACACCTGGACGTGTTTCTGTTAAAAATTTAATACATCTCTTGAGTGTCTTAAGTTACTAATACATTGTTTACAATAATAACAGCATTATTATCCGTTGTCATACTGATATACAACAATAGTTCCGATGTAATACTATTAGAACTTAAATTATTACAGAAAAACTTTTATTACTTCGTTAACAATTCCATGAAAACGTTCAGTTACAATGGTGTCCGATATATTTACAACTcttccatttctatatttatatatgtatatatatatatatattgaatcatttaataattattatagaATAACCCCTGTATATAGAAAATACAATTCATAATGTATGTATATGTGTATACTTCCAATGTGGCAtcgagaaaaaaaatatatagttAATAAATTAAGTACTCTGCATTTGAACGTGATTTATGATAACACGAAAGATTATTGTAAACATCTCTAAAAGAACAGTTGGGTTCACAGCGTGTAAAATATATGGGAGTATTGCAACTGATGGTAGAACACCATAAACGCCACTGATGGGGGGAAACTACTGTTCAAATACTGCAAACATTAATTTCATATTATCGAAAGGGTCCCGATTCTCGTATGAACCACGGTTGTTTCTGTAAACAGCCAGAAATGTAACTGTAAACGCACGAAAGCGTACTAAGCATAGCAAACCGACTAGTTTTCACTTCTCTATTTGCAATAAACATTACTCGTAACGTCACAGTTACCATTCAAGGCTTCTGAGCCTAAAATTGCTGATTATTATAATCTGTTAAAAAGTGTCTTTTTCCCTTCGCGAGCTCTATTTAATTAGTTCTTAATTGGTAATCTCCATTCTGCGTGATGTATCTTACCCACGGTAGGGCTTGGTATCCGCTCTTCTCGATGATTTTCAGATATCGCACTTGAATCCCAGAGGTAGTGAAATATGGAATTTCGAATTTAACTTGAATGGGCGGTTTCCCTTCCACGTCTTCGCCAACGACTGACGGCAGGCCAAAATGTGCTCTCATCAGGTACTCCTTTCCGCCAGGGAATGACTTGATGAACCAAGTTATTGCACTCTGCTCGGGCGAATACTTCACACTGCCAATGGTAGTCTTAAATTTGGGAGAATCCGCGTCGTTGGGCACTGGGATTACTATTTCAACGTTGTTTGCCGTGGAACGTCTCTTGAACTGCGATCTTGCTTTTATCATGTACTCCACTCTGCTGTGAGCGTGTCGCTCGATAACAGATTCGATCCATATTAGAGGTTTCACGTGGGTGTTCAATCTGTACGACATCAATTCGAACTCTCCATCGGGAGGAATGAAGGATATAGTTCTGTCGTTTTCGAATCTGGATAGCCTGACGCACTGATGAAATTTCACGTCTTCCAGTTCTACCGATTTAGACTTCCCGCGCCCTGTAGACTCGAACAGAACTTTATCGTTAAGGCCTAATCTTAACTCTGGCATTCCGGACAGGTAAACTCTCATTTTTATGGCACCCACGATTTCCGAACTCAAGACATTTCCGTTGGCATTCGCTAGGAGATTCACCGATTCTATCACGTCAAGAAACACTTCGTTCTTACGATATTTTATGCCTTCCGATCTCCAAGATACGGCATTGGTCACAGCCATAGGAATGCGTGGTTGGATTTCGAGTTTATGTCCTTCTTGAGTAATGTACTCCTGTA
It includes:
- the Ap-1mu gene encoding adaptor protein complex 1, mu subunit, producing MSTSAIYILDVKGKVLISRNYRGDIETGVIEKFMPLVMEREEEGNLTPIIQTSECTYAYIKYNNLYIVSTTKKNANISLVFVFLHKLVQVMQEYFKELEEESIRDNFVVIYELLDELIDFGYPQTTDSKILQEYITQEGHKLEIQPRIPMAVTNAVSWRSEGIKYRKNEVFLDVIESVNLLANANGNVLSSEIVGAIKMRVYLSGMPELRLGLNDKVLFESTGRGKSKSVELEDVKFHQCVRLSRFENDRTISFIPPDGEFELMSYRLNTHVKPLIWIESVIERHAHSRVEYMIKARSQFKRRSTANNVEIVIPVPNDADSPKFKTTIGSVKYSPEQSAITWFIKSFPGGKEYLMRAHFGLPSVVGEDVEGKPPIQVKFEIPYFTTSGIQVRYLKIIEKSGYQALPWVRYITQNGDYQLRTN